A single genomic interval of Electrophorus electricus isolate fEleEle1 chromosome 2, fEleEle1.pri, whole genome shotgun sequence harbors:
- the scamp2 gene encoding secretory carrier-associated membrane protein 2 — protein MSGFDSNPFENPVDINPFQDPSVTQVTHSGVDQQYNPFSGTDSGALTGTTIPASAAPSQPAVLQPSVDPSPQAAAAAAQANLLRQQEELERKAAELERREQELQNRGAPTGKENNWPPLPKRFPIKPCFYQDFSEEIPLEHQRICKMMYYLWMLYCVTLFLNVLACLACFTVNTKSGVDFGLSILWFILFTPCSFLCWYRQIYKAFKTDSSFSFFTFFFIFFAQVVISVIQCVGIPQWGNSGWIAAVAIVGTNLPVAAIMMVVAVFFTICAVLSVFLLKMVHSHYRRTGASFQKAQQEFSQGVLTNRAFQNAAAGAATSAAQSSFQRN, from the exons GATCCCTCTGTCACCCAGGTAACCCACTCTGGAGTGGATCAGCAGTACAACCCGTTCTCTGGCACTGACTCA GGTGCTTTGACAGGCACCACCATCCCCGCATCTGCTGCACCCTCCCAACCAGCTGTGCTGCAGCCCTCAGTGGACCCTAGCCCTCAG gcagctgctgctgcagcccAGGCGAACCTGCTAAGGCaacaggaggagctggagaggaagGCAGCAGAGCTGGAGCGACGTGAGCAGGAGCTGCAGAACAGGGGGGCGCCTACAG GCAAAGAGAACAACTGGCCTCCATTGCCCAAACGCTTTCCCATAAAACCATGCTTCTACCAGGACTTCTCTGAGGAAATCCCACTAGAACATCAGAGGATCTGCAAAATGATGTATTACCTGTGGATGT TGTATTGTGTGACTCTGTTCTTAAACGTGCTGGCGTGTCTGGCATGTTTCACGGTAAACACCAAGTCTGGAGTGGATTTTGGCCTTTCTATCCTGTGGTTTATCCTCTTCACTCCCTGCTCCTTCCTCTGCTGGTACCGCCAAATCTACAAGGCTTTCAA GACTGATAGCTCCTTCAGTTTTTTTACattcttcttcatcttttttGCCCAAGTGGTGATCTCTGTCATTCAGTGTGTTGGCATACCCCAATGGGGAAACAG TGGATGGATTGCAGCCGTCGCCATCGTCGGTACAAACCTGCCAGTGGCTGCCATAATGATGGTGGTCGCCGTTTTTTTCAccatctgtgctgtgttgtcagtCTTCCTACTTAAAATG GTTCACTCTCACTACCGGCGCACCGGAGCCAGCTTCCAAAAAGCGCAGCAGGAGTTTTCCCAGGGCGTGCTCACCAACCGAGCCTTCCAGAACGCAGCTGCCGGTGCCGCTACCTCGGCTGCCCAGAGCTCCTTCCAGAGGAACTAG